CGCCCCCGCCACGCAGCGCCCCTCCTCACTCCCGGACCGGGTCAGGACCCCTGGGACCCCGGTCTCCCCAACGCCGCGCCGCCTCCAGAAAGGCCCACCCGGGAATCCCCCGCCTGAGCCCCGAGCCGCCCTCGCGTACCCCACTACTCCAAACTCGCTGCCCCCGCACCCGCATCGCGGAAGGACTCCGGGCCCCACCAGGCTTTGACAAATCGTGGCTCGGAGTCACCCTCGCCTCAGGCCCCCAACCCGGTTCCGGCCCACACCCCCGTCCGCCCCGCAGGCAGGTACTTCCCCGAGCGAGCCGGGAACGCGACGTACCCCAGTGCGCCTCGGCACACCATCGCTCCCCGAAACTGGGGCGCCCACGCGAAGCAGCAGACGCCAGGTGAGGCCGAAAGGCCCATTCCAGCCCCGCGGACCTTCCCATCCCCGACCGGCGACTGCTCTGCCGGCTGCGTGGGGGAGACCCCGGCCTGTCCGCGGAGACGGACCCCTAGACCCACCCGTCGCTGGCtcctccccaggccctgggacCTACACTGTGCCCTCGCTCTTGGGTCCGCGCGTCATCGGTAAAGTCTCGGCCCCCACTTACTCCCTCTACGGCCGCAGCGCGGTGGGCAGTTTCTTCGAGGACCTCAGCAAGGTGGGGCGGGGCTGCCAGGCGGGCTGTAGCGAGGGGGTCGGCGGGGCAGGCCACAGGGGCACGAAGCAGGAGGTGAGGGCCAGTGGCCAGCGCGGAGCGGAGGCCGGACCCAGCGCCCCTGCCGCCCCCCACAGACCCCGGGCCCCTGCGCCTACCACGCGGTGAACACTGGGATCTACAAGCCTCGGGCCCCCCAGTTCTCCATGCTGGCGCGGACTTCGCTCCCCCAAGATAACACCCTGAATCCCGGGCCCGCAGCCTACAACGTGGACCAGGTGGTCTGGAAGCCCGGGTCCAGGGTCAGAGGCGGGGGAGGAgggtcagggtcctgggggtCCCCGCGCGGGGCCGGACGGGTGGCACCGCGGGGTCAGCGACGTCTCCTGGTCCCGCAGCCCCGGAAGCCCCGCGGCTGGAGCTTCGGGATCCGGCACTCGGACTACCTGGCTCGGGTCCCGACCAAGGCAGACGACTGACCGGCCGGGAGGGCGCGGCCCGACAGACGTTTGCTTAAAGCTTCCCGAACCAGCAGCGTGTCCGCCCCTCTGTGTTCGCCgcgggcgcgcggggcggggagCAGGCGCGTCGGGACACGGGGCATGCGCGTAGGGACGCTCGTGCCCACGGGGCCCCAGACTGCCGCGCGCCCGCCGGCCTGGGAAGTCCCAGAAGTCTCGCGGCCGCGGGCCTTCGTGATTGGCCGGGGCAGACGACAGCCGGGGCGTCCCGCCCCCCCAGGCAGCCATTGGCCCAGAGCCCCGCCTGTCTAGGCGGCACCGCCCACCCGCCGTCTTCCGGAGGCCCTCGGCCAGACGGGGCGAATCTAAAGCAGGGCGGGCGACGGCCACCGTCCGGGACATGTCCAGGCCGGGGCCAAGTTGGGAGGCCGAGAAGTGGGAGCCAGACACGGAGACAAGCACTTGGGCAACACAGACACGGGACAGGGGGTTGGACACGAAAGGGAGACACCGGATCCCGTCGGAACAAGTGCACCTGCCGCAGAGACACGGACGCAGGACGGTGGCAGGTGCCACCTGTCTCGCACCCCGCAGGCCCGGAGCGATGGGGCCACAGGGAGTCAGGGCCCTCCAGGCCCCCCGCCAGACCCCGGGCAACTCCCGGAGCGGATCCGCCTGAACCAGACAGGCCGCCTCAACTGGAGGGCCATCTGGGGCTTGGTCCGCGCTGTGGACGGGAGCGCGCAGGGCGCGCAAATAGGTGCGCGGGAAATTCTGGACGCCTGTGACCCCAAGACCCGCCCCAGAGACCGCCTGCCCCTGGGGCCCCACCACTGTCAGTGACCCCAGGATAACCCACTGCTTTGGGAACACCCCCGTCGTGTTGATTACACCACAGTATCCTATGCCTCGGGGCGATGCTAATGGCCGTGCCACTGCAAGGCATGGGTCTGGAGAAGACAGTGGCGCTGACCCAGGCCCTGACCAAGTCTGGGCAGCAGCTCACAGAGAACTATTCCACAGGGCGAGTGGGCGACAAGGTCAGCCAGGTCTTCTTACCCGCCCTAGGTGCCTGTGGACTGCAAGGTTAGAAGATGCCTCCTCTCCAGACCAGAACTCTGACCTCAAAGAGGTCCGCAACCCACAGGCAGTTTCTAATTTCAAGCCTGGCCTAGACAGAGTCCCCAAAggcagaacccccccccccccaggcttcTCAACCCCATAACAGAACTTAGGTTCCTCCTCCCCATCAGCCCCCATAACAGGACCAAGTTATCCAGCTTCTTGGGTACCCCAGTCAGGATTCCCAAGGCAAGAGCTGGGTACTCCTCTCCCTTGGTTCCCCAGACTTGAGCCCTCAGGATAGTCCTCCTCATCACTCCCCATACCAAATCAGGAcaatttcttttccattccctCTCCGCCTGCTGCTAACTCCAGCTGAAGTCCTAACCAGGGAAAGTAAGGGAGCAGCTGTGCAGGTATCTTCAACACCCCTACCCAGCAGGTACCAATGACCAACAGATGTGGTCTGGAGTTAAGAGGGGGGCGCAACTTGGATAAATTGGAGTCATTTCTGGATTCACTGCCATCCAGAGCTCAGAGCAGGTACAAATGGACTGACGGCTCACTCTAGGTTACTGATAGTAATAGGGGCCAGAATCTCTGAAGTATCACTGATACGTCTTTCATCAGCGTTGGATATCGATCAAAGTTATTTATGGGTCATTGATAGTCACTGAACTTTGGTTTTCAAAGAAACTCCAATTGGAGTCATTAatagggacttcatcaaaatcacaGGTCTCTGATCAGTCATTAATGGGCCATAGGATAttggtcaatatccctgatgggTCAAACCAGTCATTAATGAGGACTTATCCGAGTTGTTGGTAAGTGTCTGGTCATGGTCTTGGACACTCTTCACGGTTGCTGATGACAGCATCAGTGCAGGGATCACTGAAGGTCACTGGGATTCTTGATGCAGGGGAGTTTGGCCCCATATAAGGGCAGCTGGAGGGAGCGGGCTGCTGTCCTGTGGGTCACAACAGGAGGCTGGTTCCTGAGGATGGACTTCTGTATGAAGCCAGAGGTGCCAGCCACCGTTAACAGCCAGCTAGTCATTACAGGTAGCCTGCGCCCAGGCTCTGGGTCTACCTCCTGCGTAGTAAAGACGCCTGACCTCTGACCGCACAAAGCCCAGATCCCCAACAGGGGACCATGGGACCTCCCCCGAAACAGGTGATTTGAACCAACCCCAGGGTCAGTGTCTCGTCATCACAAGAAGCCTGACCGCCGGGGCTCCAGGGGGCTCCGTTGacaaagcatgcaactcttgatatcaagccccacacggagtgtagagattattttaaaaaacaaaacaagatgccTGACCACCAAATCAAGAAAGTGACCTGATGCTCCCCCTCCATAGGGAACTTGGTCCTTCATAACTGACCCGAGAGTCAGCATTCCCCACATCTCCCCGGAAGCTCCAGGCTCCTTACCACCTCCagccccctctgccttcccccaaaGCCTACATCCTCCATCAGAAGACGGTggagaagggagcctgggtggctcaggtccctgggtccggagatcaagccccaggtcgggctccctgctgcggggtgggggcagcgcctgcacctccctctcccactcgccctgcttctgtttcctctccccCTGTCAAATGgatgataacttaaaaaaataaaaacaaaactggtggagACCCCATCCGCTCTGGTGGTGGACCTGAAGTTTGGAGGGTCAAGCATTCCCTAGCCACGCCCAGGAGCTGGCAAGAGCACGGGTGAGCACCTGCGCCTCCTGGACACTGTGTGGCCTGTCTGGGTGGGGGTCCTGACGCGAGCTCAATCTCTCCTTCATAACTCCGGCAGGTCCCATTGCCTGCCGGGGCCTGGACGACCGCTTCAAGTGGAAGCCCGGGCGCAGAGCCTGGACCTGAGCTCCGGGACCCTGGCGCCCGGGAGCAAGGGGAGTTCCAGGCGCCCGGGGACGGAGGGGCCCGGGAGACCTCCGTCCCTCCCCACCAAACCCGGCGCCTTCCCTTCTCTGAGTTCCCATGCCCCTTCCTTCCCGACCCCTGGCCCTGGCCACTCTCCTCGCTGAGTCCCGGACTCGTCCCGgattctccccaccccccggcccccggcccccggccctcCCCCAGGGCCCCCCTGGTCCCCCGCCGCGGCGCCTGAGGCGGGCTCCGCGGAGCTTGTCTGGGGGCAGCCACGCTGGGCGCCGATCCCCGCCCCTCCTGGCGCCCGGTGGCCTGCAGGGGACGTCGTGCCCTCGGACCGCGCGCCCTGCGCCGACCGACACACGGCAGTAAGGCGGGAGAGCGCGAAACTCGGTCCGTGCCCCGCGCGCGGGCGGTGGGAGAGAGACTCGCGTCCGCAGCCGCAGGGGCCTGGAAGGGGCGGGGCCAGGGAGGAAGCCCCGCCTCGTCCTGCACTTGGCCTCAGGCGGCATCCGCCACCTTTTGCGCAAGCGCGCGGGGCGGCGGGGCCGCCGCCTCGCGCCCGCCTGCGCCTGCGCAGGCCCTAGACGCATGCGCGAGCGTGCCGGTAGTGCAGGAACCTGGGGACCCCGACCGTGCTTTGTGGTCGAGCCCGCGGCGGCGACTGCCTCGCAGAGGGCGGGACTATCCCGGGACTCGCGATACAGACGCAGGGTCCCAGAGAGCCCGGTGCGTGGCCCCTGCCGGTGTCCGCTTTCTGACCTTACCGCTCGACAGACAGCTGCGCGTCCCGGAGGGCGCCCTGGAAGTATCCGGAGGCTGCCTTCGCTTGCCGGACACATCCCGCGCACAGCTTAGAGTGCGTACGTAGAGCAGGAAGCTGGCGGGCAGAGCCCGGGGACGTGCGGAAGGTCGTCCAGCCCCGAGCGCAAGCCACGGGCCGTGGCCGAGACCAGACGCACAGGAATCCCCCCGAGGATCTTTTCAGCAGCTGAACAGGTGAGGGGGAGTCCTCGGGTGTCCACCTGGCCGACTTTCCAGGGTTCCTGCGAGAAAGGCACGGAGCACCCCGAATTCGGTGTCGGATCCCAGATGCGAAGAGGGTAGGCTTGTGCCAAGTCGAGACTCGCTTCTCCCCGGGTGAGAGCACCAGGAAAGCCGCACGTGGAAGGCGCCCTGTGGGCGGACTGGCGTGGGCGCGCAGGGTCGCTGCTGAGCGCGGGGTGGGCAGGCCGCAGGAGGGCTGGAGGAGTCCGTCCTTGGAGGCGGAGACCGGGCTCTCCCGCCTCCTTTCAAGAAATGGGGATTTATTGCAAACAGGCGCGCATGCTCAGGAACTCGGGCAAGGCGTGCACTTGGCACCTGAGAGGGCGAGGCGCAGGAGTGCCTCTCAGGCCACACGGAGCGGCGAGCGCAGAACCGGGGGTCAGCGAGGGGGGACACGCGTCACAGGCATGGGCGCTGGGGGACACCTAAGCTGGGGCTGTGCTTAAAGCACTTCTGTGCTCTGTGGAGCACTAAGGAGCGGGGGCAGTGCACTCGACTGTGGGCTTGGTCCGTCAGACGGTGGCAAGTCTCCCCAGAGCCACAAGGGTTGGCTCGGGGCTGAGGCCACTACAGGCCCCTGACCCCTGTACTCTCTTCCAGGATCATCAGGCCCATGCTGCTGCTGGTTTGGGCACCCAAGGCTTGGCACAGGCTCTCTCCGCTCAAGCCCCCAGCCCTTCTCTGGACCCGGGGAGACAAGGTCCTACATGTGGGGTACCAGCGCCTGTCAGGGCAGGCCCCTGGAGAGCAGAGCAGGCAGAGCCAGGCCAAGGGCCCTAGGTTTCGGACCAGGCTGCTGATCACTGCTTTGTTTGGGGCTGGGTTGGGCGGGGCCTGGCTGGCGGCGAGAGCTGAGAAGGAGCAGCGGCGGTGGCAACAGCGGACAGAGGCCCTGCGCCAGGCAGCCGTGGGCCAGGGTGACTTCAGCCTGCTGGACCACCGGGGACAGGCTCGCAGCAAGGCCGACTTCCGGGGTCAGTGGGTGCTGCTGTACTTCGGGTTCACTCACTGCCCCGACATCTGCCCAGACGAGCTGGAGAAGCTGGTGCAGGTGGTTGAGCAGCTGGAGGCCGAACCAGGCCTGCCCCCCGTGCAGCCTGTCTTCATCACCGTGGACCCCGAACGGGACACCGCCGCAGCCATGGCCCGCTACGTGCAGGACTTCCACCCGCGGCTGCTGGGCCTGACTGGTTCCGCTGAGCAGGTCGCCCAGGTGACCCGCAGCTACCGTGTGTACTACAGCGCTGGCCCTAAGGACGAGGACCAGGATTACATCGTGGATCACTCCATCGCCATCTACCTGCTCAGCCCCGATGGCCTCTTCACAGACTACTATGGCCGGGCCAAATCCGCACAGCAGATCGCGGACAGTGTCCGGCGCCACATGGCTGCCTTCCGCAGCGTCCTGCACTGAGCCAGGTCATTAAAGAGGGTGTGATGAAGCTGTGTGCCTGTCATCTGTCCCAGGAGGCCAAGGCAGAAAGGGCTCAGGACCTGGTCACTTGCCGAGAGGGTAGGGCACAGGCAGCCCTTTCCCTGCGCAGAGCAGGAGTTTAAGTTCCTTTAAGGGTGAGGTGGGATGGCAACACCATTTTATTCGGCTGGGCCAGCCAGGACACAAGGGCGGAGTGAGCAGACTGCATGCCCAGCACCCAGGAGGGATGGACCTCCAGAGCCCAGCCCTCAGCCTCAATGCTCCGCACTCAGGGCTGGGCCATGGAGGGGGCAGCGTAGGTCTGGAAGCGCTTGTGGGCCCGCTGGTGTGTGAGCAGCCTCAGCGACATGGTGTCCACGGCCGCCTCCAGCCCCGGCTGCTGGGCGATCTCCACCGTGTGGTCGTTGGCCTGTAGGGATGAGGCGTCAGCGGCGTCGGGGACCACTTccctcccaggctccccaggcCACTCACCAGCTGCAGGGACGCCAGCATTGAGCGACACACCTCGAAGGCAGGCTGGCCAGCTACTAGCTCCGCAAAGGGACACCACTGGTTAAGCTGGCTGAACCTGGACACAACCTGGTCCCCGTAAGTATGGATGTCAAAGGGCACGTGCTGTTCCTGCAAGGAGAAGGGGCACGATCCTGGGGCAAAACCAAGGCAGGCAGCAGGGGAGTCCCCACTTCTCAGCCAGAACTTGGCCCAGCCCCTCACCTGCTCTTGGAGCAGGGGCTGGATAGTGTCCTCCCAGTTCCGGATGCGCTGGCTCAGCTCCGTCTCCTGGACGAACTTCTGAGAGGTGGCGATGAAGAGCTCCTGGGGGGGACCAGGGAGCTGGCACCTTCTGtgcaggcccccccccccccccagcaacccgccACTCTCGCTCAGACTCACCACATTCCTTCGGACCAGCTCCTCGTAGCGCAGGGATGCTGGcacagcctctgcctctggcaaagGGGCATATCGTGAGCCGATATGGCCATGGgccacaccctccctccctctcacggCCCCCTGGCCAGCAGGCCCCTCTCAGACCTACCCAGGTCAGCAGCTTCCCCAGGCTTTGCCTCCTGAGGCTCTGCGTACTCCTCAGGCTCGAGAAAGTCATCTGCAGAGAGAGAAGCCCCAGCAGGAGGCAGGTTTGCTGGTAGTGGAGGCtgaacccccaccccagcccatccCAGTAGGCTCCCACCTGCTGCCCCCAGATCCTCCAGGGAGTCCTCCAGCTGGTCCTCCATAGGCCACAGCCCTTCCTCAGGCCTCGGCAGCCACCGCTCAGTCATCTGTACAGAGAGCACCTATGAGGGGCACTGCTGTCCCCACTAGGGGCCACGGGGGGTCCCGACAGAGGCCAGCACTGACCTCCCTCCTCTGCAGCTTCCGGAGAGTCTCCAACTGCTCCTTCACATGCTTCCAGTACAGGACCTCCATGTCTGCACACAAAGACCTCGTGAGAGGGGCTCCCGTGTCCTGCCCAGGCACTCCCAGTCCACTTAGAGCCTTAGGGGAGGCAGGCAAAATACGGCACAGAACCACTGTTCCTCAGAAGGGTGCGCTCACAATCCTGACCTCACCTGCAAACGACGGGCCCTTTCGCCGGGGCCTCCTGCTGTCGGCGTGGTCGGCATCTTCAAGAGAATTTGGTCAGCGGGAGCCGAGCCATGTCCCTGCAGGCGATACCTGGGCCCTCCCGCGCCGGCCCCACCCCGCCCTCTCCACTCACAGGCAGCCAGGTACCACTGGTTGAAGTCCTGCAGCTTGGCGGCACCTTTCCTCTTGCGCTTCTGTCCCGGAACCTCCTCCACGCAGGGGGGCACGGAGAAAGGCCTACCTGGGGGCACGAGCACAGCTTGGGGCCCTGGGGCAGGGTACAGCACCCACATGCGCCAGGAGCAACTGCGCCAGGGCGCACAGTCCCCACCAGGCTCCCAGCGGGTACAGAGCCCACCCTCACCGACCACGGGTGCCCAAGGGAGGTGTCCCTCTACCCGATTACCTTTCTTGAAAGGCTTAGAGTCCAGGGAGTCAAAGGGGTCCAGGCTCTGCCAGGGGTCTGGAGtctcctgagcacagagcacaagcagacactGCGGGGGGCACTGGGGATGCCCACCCTCAAAAGCCCAGACACTGAGTGCAGTGACAGCCAGAGAAGGGCTAGCCACATTCGATCCAGAACCCAAGGGGGACACACCAGGGAGGGAGGTGCCCCAGAGCGCCAGAAGAGGTGACTTTAGTTTCTGGAGAAAGGGAGATTCCTTGCAAGAGAGCCAGCATAAAGGGCCTCTGGCTAGGAGCCCAGGCATCCAAGGCTCTGAAAGCTAGCCAGGGTGAGGGCAGGGGAGCCCCAGCACCACCTCCCTGGCAGGGGGTCTGAGCCCCACTACCCCTCACCTTCACCAGGGACGCCGGCTGCCGTCGCTCCCGTAGCACACACTGACCAGGCTGGGCAGCGCTCTGCAAAGAAATAGCCCACGGATccgtctctccccctcctccacccaaGGCTCAGGCAACCCAGCAGCTGTGCTCCAGGGCCAGACGTCAAGAACCCTGTAGGGACCCTCTGAGGGCAAACAAAACTCTAGGAAAATTTTTAGGAGAACATATAAACTAGTAAACTAGTGGTCATggggtacttttatttttaagaaaaaaataaacatgatccATCTACCAATCAAAATGAACAAGTATTAACATCTTCTCCTCTGTGCATCAGTTTCTCAGCTCTAGGCTGAAACACAAAGCTGACCCTGGGGGTAGAAGGAAGCCGCCAAAGCCTTGGAGCCCATTCCCTCCTGCAAGCCTGACCTCGAGGAGTCAGCTTTAGAAACCAGCTGCCGTCCTTGGTGGGAGCTACGGACACCACAGGGCTTGGACTCTGAAGCCCAGCTCCCTCCCGAGGAACCGCAGCTGTTCTGCTCAGGAAGGACGACAATGCGATCAGCACTGCCCCAAAGGGCTGGGTGCAAAGCCAGGTCGAAGGCTGTCTGGAGGGCGTACCCACAGCCCCCGTGTGCATGGACCAGACGGAAGGAACAGAGTGCGACGGGCCTGCGGGCAAAGCCCAAGCGCTGACTATCCCATCGTAGTGGGGGCAAGCTTGCCCGGCTGATGCTCGAGCTTTGTAGGCTTCAGTCAGGGTCCTACCTGCTGCGGGCTCCTGGGTTCCTGGGGCTCCTGAAGGGCCTCAGGGGCTGGGGCCTCAGGGAGCTCTCCTGCCTCGTCTGCGTCCTCATCCTCACCACCACCTCCAGGTGCTGGGCCTTCGGGAGAAGCACCTGAGCAGGGAGGAAGACaccaggcaggaggtggggggccGCCCTTGGCCAACACCCCGGTGAACCCGCGAGGCCCTTCCCTCACTGAGCCTCATTCATCAGACCCAGGGAAAGCAGCCGGGCATTTCCCACTCTTCTCGTCATGCCCCTCCGTTCTGTTTAGCTCCTTTTACTCTTAGCAATTTTCCCCCGAAGATGCCACCCTCTGCGCTTGCCCAGAGAGGAGGACTAGAGCCAAACCTCACAACTGGCGCAAGAACGGTCAGAGGGCAGTCATGAGACCAAC
This DNA window, taken from Meles meles chromosome 7, mMelMel3.1 paternal haplotype, whole genome shotgun sequence, encodes the following:
- the ODF3B gene encoding outer dense fiber protein 3B isoform X2 — its product is MGSEVWVGPWRPHRPRGPIAALYRGPGPKYMLPPNTGYVLHDPSRPRAPAFSFGARLPTQQTSCGPGPGHLVPAHITVRGREGTPAYSIYGRPRHAAPLLTPGPGRYFPERAGNATYPSAPRHTIAPRNWGAHAKQQTPGPGTYTVPSLLGPRVIGKVSAPTYSLYGRSAVGSFFEDLSKTPGPCAYHAVNTGIYKPRAPQFSMLARTSLPQDNTLNPGPAAYNVDQVVWKPGSRVRGGGGGSGSWGSPRGAGRVAPRGQRRLLVPQPRKPRGWSFGIRHSDYLARVPTKADD
- the LOC123947485 gene encoding protein SCO2 homolog, mitochondrial isoform X2 codes for the protein MLLLVWAPKAWHRLSPLKPPALLWTRGDKVLHVGYQRLSGQAPGEQSRQSQAKGPRFRTRLLITALFGAGLGGAWLAARAEKEQRRWQQRTEALRQAAVGQGDFSLLDHRGQARSKADFRGQWVLLYFGFTHCPDICPDELEKLVQVVEQLEAEPGLPPVQPVFITVDPERDTAAAMARYVQDFHPRLLGLTGSAEQVAQVTRSYRVYYSAGPKDEDQDYIVDHSIAIYLLSPDGLFTDYYGRAKSAQQIADSVRRHMAAFRSVLH
- the NCAPH2 gene encoding condensin-2 complex subunit H2 isoform X3, whose product is MEDVEARFAHLLQPIRDLTKNWEVDVAAQLGEYLEELDQICISFDEGKTTMNFIEAALLIQGSACVYSKKVEYLYSLVYQALDFISGKKRAKQLSSVQENGASGDTSSMAPQKVEDQFLSLDDLPDSRANVDLRTDLPLREVLIVPLLPMALVAPHEMEKNVSPLYSCQGEVLASRKDFRMNTCTPHPRGAFMLEPVGISPVETPLPRSQKEVERAEEQPMEVAACSPVPVLGVSQESGASPEGPAPGGGGEDEDADEAGELPEAPAPEALQEPQEPRSPQQSAAQPGQCVLRERRQPASLVKETPDPWQSLDPFDSLDSKPFKKGRPFSVPPCVEEVPGQKRKRKGAAKLQDFNQWYLAAYADHADSRRPRRKGPSFADMEVLYWKHVKEQLETLRKLQRREMTERWLPRPEEGLWPMEDQLEDSLEDLGAADDFLEPEEYAEPQEAKPGEAADLEAEAVPASLRYEELVRRNVELFIATSQKFVQETELSQRIRNWEDTIQPLLQEQEQHVPFDIHTYGDQVVSRFSQLNQWCPFAELVAGQPAFEANDHTVEIAQQPGLEAAVDTMSLRLLTHQRAHKRFQTYAAPSMAQP
- the ODF3B gene encoding outer dense fiber protein 3B isoform X1 — protein: MGSEVWVGPWRPHRPRGPIAALYRGPGPKYMLPPNTGYVLHDPSRPRAPAFSFGARLPTQQTSCGPGPGHLVPAHITVRGREGTPAYSIYGRPRHAAPLLTPGPGRYFPERAGNATYPSAPRHTIAPRNWGAHAKQQTPGPGTYTVPSLLGPRVIGKVSAPTYSLYGRSAVGSFFEDLSKTPGPCAYHAVNTGIYKPRAPQFSMLARTSLPQDNTLNPGPAAYNVDQPRKPRGWSFGIRHSDYLARVPTKADD
- the LOC123947485 gene encoding protein SCO2 homolog, mitochondrial isoform X1, translated to MRRGIIRPMLLLVWAPKAWHRLSPLKPPALLWTRGDKVLHVGYQRLSGQAPGEQSRQSQAKGPRFRTRLLITALFGAGLGGAWLAARAEKEQRRWQQRTEALRQAAVGQGDFSLLDHRGQARSKADFRGQWVLLYFGFTHCPDICPDELEKLVQVVEQLEAEPGLPPVQPVFITVDPERDTAAAMARYVQDFHPRLLGLTGSAEQVAQVTRSYRVYYSAGPKDEDQDYIVDHSIAIYLLSPDGLFTDYYGRAKSAQQIADSVRRHMAAFRSVLH
- the NCAPH2 gene encoding condensin-2 complex subunit H2 isoform X1, which gives rise to MEDVEARFAHLLQPIRDLTKNWEVDVAAQLGEYLEELDQICISFDEGKTTMNFIEAALLIQGSACVYSKKVEYLYSLVYQALDFISGKKRAKQLSSVQENGASGDTSSMAPQKVEDQFLSLDDLPDSRANVDLRTDLPLREVLIVPLLPMALVAPHEMEKNVSPLYSCQGEVLASRKDFRMNTCTPHPRGAFMLEPVGISPVETPLPRSQKEVERAEEQPMEVAACSPVPVLGVSQESGASPEGPAPGGGGEDEDADEAGELPEAPAPEALQEPQEPRSPQQSAAQPGQCVLRERRQPASLVKETPDPWQSLDPFDSLDSKPFKKGRPFSVPPCVEEVPGQKRKRKGAAKLQDFNQWYLAAYADHADSRRPRRKGPSFADMEVLYWKHVKEQLETLRKLQRREMTERWLPRPEEGLWPMEDQLEDSLEDLGAADDFLEPEEYAEPQEAKPGEAADLEAEAVPASLRYEELVRRNVELFIATSQKFVQETELSQRIRNWEDTIQPLLQEQEQHVPFDIHTYGDQVVSRFSQLNQWCPFAELVAGQPAFEVCRSMLASLQLANDHTVEIAQQPGLEAAVDTMSLRLLTHQRAHKRFQTYAAPSMAQP
- the NCAPH2 gene encoding condensin-2 complex subunit H2 isoform X2, whose translation is MEDVEARFAHLLQPIRDLTKNWEVDVAAQLGEYLEELDQICISFDEGKTTMNFIEAALLIQGSACVYSKKVEYLYSLVYQALDFISGKKRAKQLSSVQENGASGDTSSMAPQKVEDQFLSLDDLPDSRANVDLRTDLPLREVLIVPLLPMALVAPHEMEKNVSPLYSCQGEVLASRKDFRMNTCTPHPRGAFMLEPVGISPVETPLPRSQKEVERAEEQPMEVAACSPVPVLGVSQESGASPEGPAPGGGGEDEDADEAGELPEAPAPEALQEPQEPRSPQQSAAQPGQCVLRERRQPASLVKETPDPWQSLDPFDSLDSKPFKKGRPFSVPPCVEEVPGQKRKRKGAAKLQDFNQWYLAAYADHADSRRPRRKGPSFADMEVLYWKHVKEQLETLRKLQRREMTERWLPRPEEGLWPMEDQLEDSLEDLGAADDFLEPEEYAEPQEAKPGEAADLEAEAVPASLRYEELVRRNELFIATSQKFVQETELSQRIRNWEDTIQPLLQEQEQHVPFDIHTYGDQVVSRFSQLNQWCPFAELVAGQPAFEVCRSMLASLQLANDHTVEIAQQPGLEAAVDTMSLRLLTHQRAHKRFQTYAAPSMAQP